The following coding sequences are from one Sandaracinaceae bacterium window:
- a CDS encoding SDR family oxidoreductase, with translation MDYSGQVALVTGGTAGLGRGIAETFLAAGAEVVVCGRKTPETLPSAGGRTASFVACDVRDPESVDKLVAEVVAQHGRLDVLVNNAGGAPFTDAATASPRFSEKIIALNLTSALHCSVAANRVMQAQEGGGNIVNIASVSGARPSPGTAAYGAAKAGLLNLTRSLAVEWAPRVRVNAITAGMIRTEQAHLHYGDEEGIARVSATVPLGRLALPVDIANACLFLASPLASYVSGADLLIHGGGERPAFLDAATTNQAADKPAK, from the coding sequence ATGGACTACAGCGGGCAGGTCGCGCTGGTCACGGGCGGCACGGCTGGGCTCGGGCGCGGCATCGCGGAGACGTTCTTGGCGGCCGGCGCCGAGGTGGTGGTGTGCGGGCGCAAGACGCCCGAGACGCTGCCGAGCGCCGGTGGACGCACGGCCAGCTTCGTGGCCTGCGACGTGCGCGACCCGGAGAGCGTCGACAAGCTGGTGGCCGAGGTGGTGGCGCAGCACGGGCGCCTCGACGTGCTGGTGAACAACGCCGGCGGCGCGCCCTTCACGGACGCGGCCACGGCCTCGCCGCGCTTCAGCGAGAAGATCATCGCGCTCAACCTGACCAGCGCGCTGCACTGCAGCGTGGCGGCCAACCGCGTGATGCAGGCGCAAGAGGGCGGCGGCAACATCGTGAACATCGCGAGCGTGAGCGGCGCGCGCCCCTCGCCGGGCACCGCGGCCTACGGCGCGGCCAAGGCGGGCCTGCTGAACCTCACGCGCTCGCTGGCCGTGGAGTGGGCGCCGCGCGTGCGCGTGAACGCCATCACGGCGGGCATGATCCGCACCGAGCAGGCGCACCTGCACTACGGCGACGAAGAGGGCATCGCGCGCGTCTCGGCCACGGTGCCGCTCGGGCGCCTGGCGCTGCCCGTGGACATCGCCAATGCGTGCTTGTTCCTGGCGTCGCCGCTGGCGTCGTACGTGAGCGGCGCGGACCTCTTGATCCACGGCGGCGGTGAGCGCCCGGCCTTCCTGGACGCCGCCACCACGAACCAAGCTGCTGACAAGCCCGCCAAGTAA
- a CDS encoding NADP-dependent oxidoreductase — translation MPETQAQILLARRPHGVPVAEDFALSRGPVPQPSDVGPGQVLLRQIYLSLDPAIRGWMNDSRSYLPPIAIGAPVRSGTLSQVVHSSVPEWQPGDLCQALAAWEEYSLVPAQQLMGKITPVPGIPLSGMLNVLGGNGLTAYFGLYEVGKPKAGETVLVSAAAGGVGSIVGQLAKLRGCRVVGLTGSDEKCEWLCSELGFDAALNYKSANLNQQLKDVCPKGVDVFFDGVGGELLDLVLARLAMRGRVVVCGAISEINRTEAGPGLRNVMQLMAKRARMEGFVTLDYADRYAAARDELAGYVREGALKTRDEVVDGLEHAPAHLLRLFSGDHRGKLMVKVADPS, via the coding sequence CTGCCCGAGACCCAAGCGCAGATCCTCCTCGCGCGGCGCCCCCATGGGGTGCCCGTGGCGGAGGACTTTGCGCTGTCTCGGGGGCCGGTGCCGCAGCCGAGCGACGTGGGGCCCGGGCAGGTGCTGCTGCGCCAGATCTACCTCTCGCTGGACCCCGCCATCCGCGGCTGGATGAACGACAGCCGCTCGTACCTGCCGCCCATCGCCATTGGCGCGCCCGTGCGCAGCGGGACGCTCTCGCAGGTGGTGCACAGCAGCGTGCCCGAGTGGCAGCCGGGCGACCTGTGTCAGGCGCTGGCCGCGTGGGAGGAGTACTCGCTGGTGCCGGCGCAGCAGCTGATGGGCAAGATCACGCCCGTGCCCGGCATCCCGTTGAGCGGGATGCTGAACGTGCTGGGCGGCAACGGGCTCACGGCCTACTTCGGGCTGTACGAGGTGGGGAAGCCCAAGGCGGGCGAGACGGTGCTGGTGAGCGCGGCCGCGGGCGGCGTGGGCAGCATCGTGGGGCAGCTGGCCAAGCTGCGCGGCTGCCGTGTGGTGGGGCTCACGGGCAGCGACGAGAAGTGCGAGTGGCTGTGCAGCGAGCTGGGCTTCGACGCGGCGCTGAACTACAAGTCCGCCAACCTGAACCAGCAGCTGAAGGACGTGTGCCCCAAGGGCGTGGACGTGTTCTTCGACGGCGTGGGCGGCGAGCTGCTGGACCTGGTGCTGGCGCGCCTGGCCATGCGCGGGCGCGTGGTGGTGTGCGGCGCCATCAGCGAGATCAACCGCACGGAGGCCGGGCCCGGGCTGCGCAACGTCATGCAGCTCATGGCCAAGCGCGCGCGCATGGAGGGCTTCGTCACGCTGGACTACGCGGACCGCTACGCCGCGGCCCGTGACGAGCTGGCCGGCTACGTGCGCGAGGGCGCGCTGAAGACGCGCGACGAGGTGGTGGACGGGCTCGAGCACGCTCCGGCGCACCTCCTGCGCCTCTTCTCGGGTGACCACCGCGGCAAGCTGATGGTCAAGGTCGCGGACCCTTCGTAA
- a CDS encoding acyl--CoA ligase: MPVLQEIEAHLTGPRQPFELERATVHGEDVTVFKNRPRSLRDVLERSRAFGAADYMVWEDGRRYTYAEHLTLVAALAARLQTEFRIAPGDRVAILAANCPEWVLSFWAVTSLGAVAVGLNAWWTADEILYGAEDCAPSLLIADEKRLARLTPEQLSALPCPVLRIDPAFEAALRPTDQTAGQAANESGPTLPTAPITEDMPAVMLYTSGTTGRPKAAVHTHGNMGSLLMVSFFHGARLMAIAPPPSIAGPPTQSCILVTSPLFHVSGLHCAAVTALGGGAKTVWTMGRFNPETVLRLLKDERVTGWGYTATMLHRVVNHPLATPEHFRSLRMMGGGGSPIPEALQDKALRLVPHVKSTMGVGYGLTEGCAFSTLNPGPELREHPTSAGRPVPTVELQIRDAAGQPLPEGQDGDIHVRGPLVMLEYFRNPEATAAVIGPGRWLRTGDVGHLVDGRLYLASRKRDLILRGGENVYPLEIEQRLEAHPRVAEAAVVGLPDDELGQTVCAFVRVTPAQGLAAVLPPRAGEPEAEPGALTQAEEAALAEELRAFVGEALAYFKVPAELRFVREPLPRNATGKVLKHVLLGEPSAFIEE; this comes from the coding sequence ATGCCTGTTCTGCAGGAGATCGAGGCCCACCTGACGGGGCCGAGGCAGCCCTTCGAGCTGGAGCGGGCCACCGTCCACGGGGAGGACGTCACGGTCTTCAAGAACCGGCCGCGCTCCCTGCGTGATGTCCTGGAGCGCTCCCGCGCGTTTGGCGCCGCGGACTACATGGTCTGGGAGGACGGGCGCCGGTACACGTACGCCGAGCACCTCACGCTCGTCGCCGCGCTGGCCGCCCGCCTACAGACCGAGTTCCGCATCGCCCCCGGAGACCGGGTGGCCATCCTGGCGGCCAACTGCCCCGAGTGGGTGCTGAGCTTCTGGGCCGTCACCAGCCTGGGCGCTGTCGCGGTCGGCCTGAACGCGTGGTGGACGGCGGACGAGATCCTGTACGGCGCAGAAGACTGCGCGCCCAGCCTGCTCATCGCGGACGAGAAGCGCCTGGCCCGGCTCACCCCCGAGCAGCTGAGCGCCCTGCCCTGCCCCGTGCTGCGCATCGACCCCGCGTTCGAGGCGGCCCTGCGGCCCACGGACCAAACGGCGGGCCAAGCCGCGAACGAAAGCGGCCCCACGCTGCCCACCGCGCCCATCACCGAGGACATGCCCGCGGTGATGCTCTACACCAGCGGGACCACGGGGCGGCCCAAGGCGGCGGTGCACACGCACGGGAACATGGGCTCGCTGCTGATGGTGAGCTTCTTTCACGGGGCGCGGCTGATGGCCATCGCGCCGCCGCCCAGCATCGCGGGGCCTCCCACGCAGAGCTGCATTCTGGTGACCAGCCCGCTGTTCCACGTGTCGGGGCTGCACTGCGCGGCGGTCACGGCCCTGGGGGGCGGGGCCAAGACGGTGTGGACCATGGGGCGCTTCAACCCGGAGACGGTGCTGCGCCTGCTGAAAGACGAGCGTGTTACGGGCTGGGGGTACACGGCGACTATGTTGCACCGTGTCGTGAACCACCCCCTGGCCACCCCCGAGCACTTCCGCAGCCTGCGCATGATGGGCGGGGGGGGCTCGCCCATCCCCGAGGCGCTGCAGGACAAGGCGCTGCGCCTGGTGCCGCACGTGAAGAGCACCATGGGCGTGGGCTATGGGCTGACCGAGGGCTGCGCGTTCAGCACGCTCAACCCGGGGCCGGAGCTGCGCGAGCACCCCACGTCGGCGGGGCGCCCGGTGCCCACGGTGGAGCTGCAGATTCGCGACGCCGCGGGGCAGCCGCTGCCCGAGGGGCAAGACGGCGACATCCACGTGCGCGGCCCGCTGGTGATGCTGGAGTACTTCCGCAACCCCGAGGCCACGGCCGCGGTCATTGGCCCGGGGCGCTGGCTGCGCACGGGGGACGTGGGGCACCTGGTGGACGGGCGGCTGTACCTGGCCAGCCGCAAGCGCGACCTCATCCTGCGCGGCGGCGAGAACGTGTACCCGCTCGAGATCGAGCAGCGCCTGGAGGCACACCCGCGCGTGGCCGAGGCCGCCGTGGTGGGCCTGCCGGACGACGAGCTGGGCCAGACGGTGTGCGCCTTCGTGCGCGTCACCCCCGCACAGGGCCTGGCCGCCGTGCTGCCCCCGCGCGCAGGCGAGCCCGAGGCCGAGCCCGGCGCCCTCACGCAAGCCGAAGAGGCCGCGCTGGCCGAGGAGTTGCGCGCCTTCGTGGGCGAGGCCCTCGCCTACTTCAAAGTCCCCGCGGAGCTCCGGTTCGTGCGCGAGCCCCTCCCGCGGAACGCCACTGGTAAGGTGCTCAAGCACGTCCTGTTGGGCGAGCCCAGCGCCTTCATCGAAGAATGA
- a CDS encoding acetyl-CoA C-acetyltransferase gives MPEAVIVATARTPIGRAKKGSLINERPDDLGALVVKAALSKVPNLDPTLVEDVLFGCAQPAGEQGYNLGRVIALLAGLRDAPGATVNRYCSSSLQTIRMAAHAIKAGEGDVFVAGGVECVSRFDKGKSDGMEGTLNPLFNEAMARTKTFATGTPWAAVDGLPDVYTNMLQTAENVAGSVGVSRAEQDEFALLSQNRAEAAQKSGFFRDEITPVTLADGTVVDTDDCPRHGTTLEALSGLDPILAKWMGASATVTAGNACPLNDGAAAVIVMSDTKAKALGIKPLARIVSSGVTGLNPEIMGLGPVGASQQALARAGLSIKDIDLVEINEAFAAQVVPSAKQLGISYEKLNVHGGAIALGHPFGMTGARIMTTLLHGLEVRGGRYGLETMCVGGGQGMAMIVERLG, from the coding sequence ATGCCCGAAGCCGTCATCGTTGCCACCGCCCGCACCCCCATCGGCCGCGCCAAGAAGGGCTCGCTCATCAACGAGCGCCCCGACGACCTGGGCGCGCTCGTCGTCAAGGCCGCGCTCAGCAAGGTGCCCAACCTGGACCCCACGCTGGTGGAGGACGTGCTCTTCGGCTGCGCGCAGCCCGCGGGTGAGCAGGGCTACAACCTGGGCCGCGTCATCGCGCTCTTGGCCGGCCTGCGCGACGCGCCCGGCGCCACCGTCAACCGCTACTGCAGCTCGTCGCTGCAGACCATCCGCATGGCGGCGCACGCCATCAAGGCGGGCGAGGGCGACGTGTTCGTGGCTGGCGGCGTGGAGTGCGTGAGCCGCTTCGACAAGGGCAAGTCCGACGGCATGGAGGGCACGCTCAACCCGCTGTTCAACGAGGCCATGGCGCGCACCAAGACCTTCGCCACGGGCACGCCCTGGGCCGCGGTGGACGGCCTGCCCGACGTCTACACGAACATGCTGCAGACGGCCGAGAACGTGGCCGGCAGCGTGGGCGTGAGCCGCGCCGAGCAGGACGAGTTCGCGCTGCTCTCGCAGAACCGCGCCGAGGCCGCGCAGAAGAGCGGCTTCTTCCGCGACGAGATCACGCCCGTGACGCTGGCCGACGGCACCGTGGTGGACACCGACGACTGCCCGCGCCACGGCACCACGCTCGAGGCCCTCTCCGGCCTCGACCCCATCCTGGCCAAGTGGATGGGCGCCAGCGCGACGGTCACGGCCGGCAACGCCTGCCCGCTGAACGACGGCGCCGCGGCGGTCATCGTCATGAGCGACACCAAGGCCAAGGCGCTGGGCATCAAGCCGCTGGCGCGCATCGTGTCGAGCGGCGTGACGGGCCTCAACCCCGAGATCATGGGCCTGGGCCCCGTCGGAGCCAGCCAGCAGGCGCTCGCGCGCGCCGGGCTCAGCATCAAGGACATCGACCTGGTGGAGATCAACGAAGCCTTCGCCGCGCAGGTGGTGCCCTCGGCCAAGCAGCTGGGCATCTCGTACGAGAAGCTCAACGTGCACGGCGGCGCCATCGCGCTGGGCCACCCCTTCGGCATGACCGGCGCGCGCATCATGACCACGCTGCTGCACGGCCTCGAGGTGCGCGGCGGGCGCTACGGCCTCGAGACCATGTGCGTGGGCGGCGGCCAGGGCATGGCCATGATCGTCGAGCGCCTGGGCTGA
- a CDS encoding SDR family oxidoreductase, with product MSGICEGRVVIVTGAGRGIGREHALELARQGAKVVVNDLGATNHGEGKDEGPAAEVVSTIKAMGGEAFANGADVANWEQTKALVEETVATFGRLDVVVNNAGFVRDRMFVSCSEEEWDAVVNVHLKGHFCLSRHAAGYWRDQVKAGNAVDARIINTSSGAGVLGSVGQCAYSAAKAGIATLTLVQGAELGRYGITANAICPIARTRMTEGAFGDAMKAPEEGFDVNDPANVSPFVAWLASSESREVSGRVWEVVGGQITAFDGYRREGTVDAGKRWEPSEIGAAVKQVLADSKPLVKVYGT from the coding sequence ATGAGCGGAATCTGCGAAGGTCGGGTTGTCATCGTCACGGGCGCGGGGCGCGGCATTGGTCGTGAGCACGCGCTGGAGCTCGCGCGGCAGGGCGCCAAGGTGGTGGTGAACGACCTGGGCGCCACCAACCACGGCGAGGGCAAGGACGAGGGCCCGGCGGCCGAGGTGGTGAGCACCATCAAGGCCATGGGCGGCGAGGCCTTCGCCAACGGCGCGGACGTGGCCAACTGGGAGCAGACCAAGGCGCTGGTGGAGGAGACCGTGGCCACCTTCGGGCGGCTGGACGTGGTGGTGAACAACGCCGGCTTCGTGCGCGACCGCATGTTCGTGAGCTGCAGCGAAGAGGAGTGGGACGCGGTGGTGAACGTGCACCTGAAGGGGCACTTCTGCCTGTCGCGCCACGCGGCGGGCTACTGGCGCGACCAGGTGAAGGCCGGCAACGCGGTGGATGCGCGCATCATCAACACCAGCTCGGGCGCGGGTGTGCTGGGCAGCGTGGGGCAGTGCGCCTACAGCGCGGCCAAGGCGGGCATCGCCACGCTCACGCTGGTGCAGGGCGCGGAGCTGGGCCGCTACGGCATCACCGCCAACGCCATCTGCCCCATCGCGCGCACGCGCATGACCGAGGGCGCTTTCGGCGACGCCATGAAGGCCCCCGAGGAGGGCTTCGACGTGAACGACCCGGCGAACGTGTCGCCCTTCGTGGCGTGGCTGGCCAGCAGCGAGAGCCGCGAGGTGAGCGGGCGCGTGTGGGAGGTGGTCGGCGGGCAGATCACCGCGTTCGACGGCTACCGCCGCGAGGGCACGGTGGACGCGGGCAAGCGCTGGGAGCCGAGCGAGATCGGCGCGGCCGTGAAGCAGGTGCTGGCCGACTCGAAGCCGCTGGTGAAGGTCTACGGCACGTGA
- a CDS encoding DUF3427 domain-containing protein: MPELPDLHDGLYDQLVTFALDAALRDPRLTSERVALNPGTAPEELARHVAHFAAARLSSLKGKDDHDRTAKQIELTNQLLALVAGLGGDVDTNDHVLAERLLQVRHKEQLRLGAAKLMRPTIPLRYSDLIVNGPKDLRVGHEIERELASADRVDVLVSFVKWSGFVELRDALRAFCDRHRLHSERGPAPRLRVLTTTYMGATEPEALDALKDMGAEVRVSYDTRRTRLHAKAWLFHRVTGFSTGIVGSSNLSHAALRDGCEWNVRLSNVDNAGILRKFEATFAQYWNEEAFEPYERERFARVVEARRSPERDALAEAIRLHPYPHQTAVLDALSAERSAGHSRNLVVAATGTGKTVIAALDYKRLPGRPSLLFVAHRREILEKSRARYRAALGDGSFGELHTGGDKPLTGKHVFASIQSLHARRLKDLAPDAYDVLVVDEFHHAEAESYTALLNHLRPRVLLGMTATPERADGRSILHWFDGRVAAESRLWDALDQGLLVPFQYFGVDDPTDLSQIDFTKGRYSVSALERVYTADEHRAKQVLRALHDRVRDPRRMRALGFCVSVKHAEFMAAYFRRSGLPAESVTGDTAEQLRSAAISRLIAGELCTLFTVDLFNEGVDIPAVDTVLFLRPTESPTLYLQQLGRGLRLDDSKSCLTVLDFIGHANRQFRFDLRYRALLGGGTRADVKAAVEQGFPRLPPGCSIQLEELAQRAVLDNMKRVLSSWAALGEDLQPDDTLASFLDRADVALSDLYLSGRSFSRLREQRGFAPAVPDGPMIRALPRLLHVDDTERLSRWRSWLAQERPPKPDPRDPYQLMFFSVLGQAVRPVGELGSFFTELWSSPTLLGEVSQLLGVLDDQRRKPTYTLTGLPFEVHATYSRDEISAGLGEQRSGKLLRTQGGVLKCEAQKCDVLYVTLDKDPKDFTPTTLYNDYALSQREFHWESQSGTRFDSATGKRYRHPPHGWRVLLFVRQAKQDERGVTMPYLFLGPVRCASATGDRPMQIVWALDREMPATWFNSVKIAAA; this comes from the coding sequence GTGCCCGAGCTGCCCGACCTTCACGACGGCTTGTACGACCAGCTGGTCACCTTCGCTCTGGACGCGGCTCTTCGGGACCCGCGACTCACCAGTGAGAGGGTCGCGCTGAACCCCGGCACCGCTCCCGAAGAGCTCGCGCGGCACGTGGCGCACTTCGCAGCGGCTAGACTGTCGTCCCTCAAAGGCAAGGACGACCACGATCGCACTGCAAAGCAGATCGAGCTCACCAACCAACTGCTGGCGTTGGTGGCTGGCCTGGGCGGCGACGTCGACACGAACGACCACGTCTTGGCAGAGCGGTTGCTACAGGTGCGGCACAAGGAACAGCTTCGTCTCGGCGCGGCCAAACTGATGCGACCGACCATACCCTTGCGGTACAGCGACCTGATCGTCAATGGCCCGAAGGACCTGCGCGTAGGCCACGAGATCGAGCGCGAGTTGGCGTCGGCCGACCGCGTGGACGTACTGGTGTCGTTCGTGAAGTGGAGTGGCTTCGTCGAACTGCGTGATGCGCTGCGGGCGTTCTGCGACCGACATCGCCTCCACAGTGAGCGTGGTCCGGCCCCGCGGCTGCGCGTTCTGACCACCACGTACATGGGGGCGACTGAGCCCGAGGCGCTCGATGCGCTGAAGGACATGGGCGCCGAGGTACGCGTCAGCTACGACACGCGGCGCACGCGCCTCCATGCCAAGGCGTGGCTCTTTCATCGGGTCACGGGCTTCTCCACGGGCATCGTTGGCTCATCCAACCTGTCTCACGCGGCGCTGCGCGATGGCTGCGAGTGGAATGTGCGCCTGTCGAACGTGGACAACGCAGGCATCTTGCGTAAGTTCGAGGCCACGTTCGCGCAGTACTGGAACGAGGAGGCCTTCGAGCCATATGAGCGCGAGCGATTTGCCAGAGTGGTCGAAGCCCGCCGCAGCCCCGAGCGCGACGCGCTGGCGGAGGCCATTCGGCTGCACCCGTATCCGCACCAGACGGCCGTGCTCGACGCCCTCTCGGCGGAGCGCAGTGCAGGACATTCGCGCAACTTGGTCGTGGCGGCCACGGGCACCGGGAAGACGGTCATCGCCGCGCTCGACTACAAGCGGCTCCCCGGCCGCCCCAGCCTGCTCTTCGTTGCGCACCGTCGTGAGATCTTGGAAAAGAGCCGCGCTCGTTACCGCGCGGCGCTGGGTGACGGAAGCTTCGGCGAGCTGCACACGGGCGGCGACAAGCCCCTTACAGGCAAGCACGTGTTCGCCAGCATCCAGTCGCTCCACGCGCGCCGCCTGAAGGACCTTGCGCCGGATGCTTACGACGTACTGGTGGTGGATGAGTTCCACCATGCCGAAGCTGAGTCCTACACTGCCCTGCTGAATCACCTACGGCCGCGCGTGTTGCTGGGCATGACCGCCACGCCCGAGCGCGCCGATGGACGCTCCATCCTGCACTGGTTCGACGGGCGAGTTGCCGCCGAGTCACGCTTGTGGGACGCGCTCGATCAAGGGCTACTGGTCCCGTTTCAGTACTTCGGCGTCGACGACCCGACCGACCTCTCGCAGATCGACTTCACCAAGGGGCGTTACAGCGTGTCAGCGCTGGAGCGCGTCTACACCGCCGACGAGCACCGCGCTAAGCAGGTGTTGCGGGCGCTACATGACCGCGTGCGCGACCCCCGGCGGATGCGCGCGCTCGGGTTCTGCGTATCGGTCAAACACGCCGAATTCATGGCGGCGTACTTCCGTCGCTCGGGCCTTCCGGCCGAAAGCGTGACCGGCGACACCGCCGAGCAGCTGCGCAGCGCCGCAATCAGCCGCCTTATTGCTGGCGAACTCTGCACCTTGTTCACCGTGGACCTCTTCAACGAGGGCGTCGACATACCCGCCGTGGATACTGTGCTGTTCCTCCGCCCCACCGAGAGCCCTACTCTGTACTTGCAACAGCTCGGGCGTGGCCTGCGCCTCGATGACAGCAAGAGCTGCCTCACCGTGCTGGACTTCATCGGGCACGCAAACCGGCAGTTCCGCTTTGATCTTCGCTACCGCGCGCTGCTCGGCGGGGGCACGCGCGCCGACGTAAAGGCTGCCGTCGAGCAGGGCTTCCCGCGGCTGCCCCCAGGCTGCTCCATTCAGCTTGAAGAGCTGGCGCAGCGTGCGGTCCTCGACAACATGAAGCGCGTGCTCTCGAGCTGGGCGGCGCTCGGCGAGGACCTTCAGCCCGACGACACACTCGCGTCTTTCTTGGACCGTGCAGACGTTGCGCTGAGCGACCTCTACCTAAGTGGTAGGTCCTTTTCGCGCTTGCGTGAGCAGCGCGGCTTTGCTCCCGCGGTGCCTGACGGCCCCATGATCCGTGCACTGCCGCGCCTGCTGCACGTCGACGACACGGAGCGCCTAAGCCGTTGGCGGAGCTGGCTCGCGCAAGAGCGCCCGCCCAAGCCCGATCCGCGTGACCCCTACCAGCTCATGTTCTTCTCGGTTCTCGGTCAGGCCGTGCGGCCCGTCGGTGAGCTCGGGTCGTTCTTCACCGAGCTGTGGTCCAGTCCCACGCTCCTAGGTGAAGTGAGTCAGCTGCTAGGCGTGCTGGACGACCAGCGCCGCAAACCCACATACACCCTCACGGGGTTGCCGTTTGAGGTGCACGCCACCTACAGCCGCGACGAGATCAGCGCCGGGCTTGGCGAGCAGCGTTCGGGCAAGCTGCTGCGCACGCAAGGTGGGGTACTCAAGTGCGAGGCGCAGAAGTGCGACGTGCTGTATGTGACTCTCGACAAGGATCCGAAGGACTTCACCCCAACGACCCTCTACAACGACTACGCCCTCTCGCAGCGCGAGTTTCACTGGGAGAGCCAGAGTGGGACGCGCTTCGATTCCGCCACCGGCAAGCGCTACCGGCACCCCCCACACGGCTGGCGCGTGCTGCTCTTTGTCCGACAAGCCAAGCAAGACGAACGCGGCGTGACCATGCCGTACCTTTTCCTCGGCCCCGTGCGCTGCGCGTCCGCCACCGGTGATCGCCCTATGCAGATTGTGTGGGCGCTCGACCGCGAAATGCCCGCAACCTGGTTCAACAGCGTGAAGATCGCGGCCGCGTAG